In the Streptomyces sp. 3214.6 genome, CTTACGCATGATGAGTCCTCATCTCTTGTCGAAATCGGTTTCCACACGACACGGAGCGCCCCCGCCCAGAGACGACCGACCGGGGGCGATGCACGAAAGGGGGCGGTGCCCCAAGGGAAGTTCGGGCCGCCGAAGCGTCCCTCAGCCGGGAACGAGAGTCGTGTCCCGCAGCGATGTCTCGGGCGCCTCGTCGTCACGGGCCGCGCGCCGCGCTCGTAGCGCCGCCAACCGGGGAAGGGCGAGGTTCGTGGTCGGAACCTGGTAGGCGATGACCAGGGCGCCGAACATGATGAACGCGAAGCTGAAGAGGCCCATGAAGAGCGCGATCCCCGCGTGGAGAGCGATTCCCAGCCAGAGCGTCTTGCGGCGCACCTCGGCCTTCCAGAAGAGCGAGAACGCTAGGGCGAGTTCCATGACGAGGACTCCCCAGGTCAGGGCGGTGACCGTGTACGCGTTCTCCAGCAGGGGCTGCATCACGGGCTGCCAGAACGGCAGGAGACCGAAGAACGGATCGTTGAGCCAATAGGCGAGCGCGGTACCGTCCGCCCATTCCGCCACGCCGAACTTCGCCACAGACGACTGGAAATAGATGCCGGCCACCTGGATCCGGATGGCCCAGTGAGTGACGTAGCAGAAGGCGGCGGCGGAACCGCCGAGTTGCTTAGCACCACCCTTGGTGCTCCAGTGCCACCTTCTGTCGTCCACCAGCCCGAACGGAACTATGGACAGGGTGAGGATCAGGGCCACCGTGTCTCCGCCGTCGGGCAGACTGAGCGAGGAGGCGATGCTGAACGCGACCCACCAGTGCGGTATCACCCAGAACCTCGGCCGCCAGCCGATCATCACGGGGATCAGAACGGCTGCCAGCAGATAGCGGCGCACCTCCGGACTCAGCGCGTCCCCGCCGACACAGAATCCCGAGATCGCGGACAGCCCGTCGCAGTACGGGGCGTCCTTCATGCCGATGACGGGATGGAACAGGGCCGCGGCCGGGGTGAGGAACAGTGTGGCGAACATGCCCACGGCGATCAGCGTGCGCATCAGACCGTACACATTGGTGCGTGGGTCGAACCGTTCGGCGGCTTCGGGCACCGCCGGAATCCTGAGTCTCAGCACTGGATGTTCACCTCCGCCGCCTTCGTGACCCGATACTGACCTTCTGTCAGCTTTCGCCAGGCCCATGGAATCGGTTCCTCAAGGGTGAGCACGGCCTTCCCGCACAGCGTCGGGATCGGAGAATCGTTGCGGATCTTCGGAGCCTTGCCGAAATCGTCGAGGCCGCAGTCGGAGACCGTGTACCCCTTACATTTCTTCCAGGCCCGCCCCGGTGTGGCATACATCAGGGTTGCCAGCTCGGGGCCTTGGGCCCGTGTTCTTCTGCTGGCCCCGAACAGATTGGACGCGGACGCGTTGGGTCCGATGAGCAAGCTCCGTGGCGGCCCGTCGGACGAAATCCTGTAAGCACCGTTCGACGGGCTCCGGGGACTCTTCGTGAAGAACGACCAGCCCTGGGGCCAGACCTTGCTGACGTATTGACGCGATGCGACGACTCCCGGCGAAGTGACTGCCGAACTCGGCAGGGCCACCAGCAGCGACGTCACACCGACCGTTCCCCACAGAACGGCTCCGCCGAAGAAAGCTATGCGAGACATGTCTTCTCACCCCCAAGGGCGGCTCCGCCGCACGCAGCGGAGCCGCCCTTTCGAAGATCTACTTGCCGGCCAGCAGCTTGGTCACGACCGAAACGGCCCTGTCGGTCGTCAGACCGCTCTTGCC is a window encoding:
- a CDS encoding SdpA family antimicrobial peptide system protein, producing MTSLLVALPSSAVTSPGVVASRQYVSKVWPQGWSFFTKSPRSPSNGAYRISSDGPPRSLLIGPNASASNLFGASRRTRAQGPELATLMYATPGRAWKKCKGYTVSDCGLDDFGKAPKIRNDSPIPTLCGKAVLTLEEPIPWAWRKLTEGQYRVTKAAEVNIQC
- a CDS encoding sporulation-delaying protein SdpB family protein, which codes for MPEAAERFDPRTNVYGLMRTLIAVGMFATLFLTPAAALFHPVIGMKDAPYCDGLSAISGFCVGGDALSPEVRRYLLAAVLIPVMIGWRPRFWVIPHWWVAFSIASSLSLPDGGDTVALILTLSIVPFGLVDDRRWHWSTKGGAKQLGGSAAAFCYVTHWAIRIQVAGIYFQSSVAKFGVAEWADGTALAYWLNDPFFGLLPFWQPVMQPLLENAYTVTALTWGVLVMELALAFSLFWKAEVRRKTLWLGIALHAGIALFMGLFSFAFIMFGALVIAYQVPTTNLALPRLAALRARRAARDDEAPETSLRDTTLVPG